One stretch of Candidatus Bathyarchaeia archaeon DNA includes these proteins:
- a CDS encoding TrmB family transcriptional regulator, with protein MELAIQSQNRDLIKIHDDRNDSLRFVKRDKGFTKQLSTIEETLARFGLMKNEIKVYLYLARVGEKKAGEIAEAISLHRTETYRILRDLEKKGILFSVFEKPLKFTAVPLDEAIDLLVDAQKMNIKLLEKEKANLVELWLSMPQIKVEKAKKELFQMLEGEQQVIIKAEELLERTQSEFQIFAPSEYLSQLYYSDFTDKLKKYQQTLNITLLTENSPKSQFFLDQLQMPKGKTGMVDAESLPCFMISDHKELLIAFHENENTTESGDKKKFKTAAIWTNYNAFIWTLQMLFTKLTSSEETATTSEFPDEI; from the coding sequence ATGGAACTTGCAATCCAAAGTCAAAACAGAGACTTGATAAAAATTCATGACGACCGCAACGATTCCCTCCGGTTCGTCAAACGAGATAAAGGCTTCACCAAACAACTCAGCACCATTGAAGAAACCCTTGCACGGTTCGGTTTGATGAAAAACGAAATCAAAGTTTACCTTTACTTAGCCCGCGTAGGCGAAAAGAAAGCTGGCGAAATCGCCGAAGCAATTTCTCTGCACCGCACCGAAACCTACCGTATCCTGCGCGACTTAGAAAAGAAAGGCATCCTTTTCAGCGTTTTTGAAAAACCCCTCAAATTCACAGCTGTCCCCTTGGACGAAGCCATCGACTTGTTGGTGGATGCGCAGAAAATGAACATCAAGCTTCTCGAAAAAGAGAAAGCCAATTTGGTGGAACTTTGGCTGAGCATGCCCCAGATTAAGGTGGAAAAAGCCAAAAAAGAGCTTTTCCAAATGCTTGAAGGCGAACAGCAAGTAATCATCAAAGCTGAAGAACTGCTTGAACGCACCCAAAGCGAATTTCAAATCTTTGCCCCAAGCGAATACCTTAGCCAACTCTACTACAGCGACTTCACTGACAAACTCAAAAAGTACCAGCAAACCCTCAACATCACCCTGCTTACCGAAAACTCGCCCAAAAGCCAGTTCTTCCTTGACCAACTCCAAATGCCCAAAGGCAAAACAGGCATGGTTGACGCTGAAAGTTTGCCCTGCTTCATGATTTCTGACCACAAAGAACTGCTAATCGCCTTCCACGAAAACGAAAACACAACCGAATCCGGCGATAAGAAAAAATTCAAAACTGCAGCCATCTGGACAAACTACAACGCATTTATCTGGACCCTGCAAATGCTCTTCACCAAACTCACAAGCAGCGAAGAAACCGCAACAACCAGCGAATTTCCTGACGAAATCTGA
- a CDS encoding Lrp/AsnC family transcriptional regulator has product MPKQETNCLKQNLDQVDHQILNLLQEDCRLSFNKIAAKTQISVGTAYNRIKNLEAAGLVKGYTAVVNPAKVGHALTAVIFIQVDGEHLPEVEQQIAAENKVVAIYDITGEFDTVLIAKFKDRVELNNFVKHLAASPHIKRTITAVSLETVKEDFRVKLP; this is encoded by the coding sequence TTGCCTAAACAAGAAACAAACTGTCTCAAACAAAACCTCGATCAAGTAGACCACCAAATCCTCAACTTGCTCCAAGAAGATTGCCGCCTGAGCTTTAACAAAATCGCCGCTAAAACCCAAATCTCGGTTGGCACGGCCTACAACCGCATCAAAAACCTCGAAGCCGCGGGTTTAGTCAAAGGCTACACCGCCGTCGTGAACCCCGCAAAAGTAGGGCACGCATTAACAGCAGTTATTTTCATCCAGGTAGACGGAGAACATTTGCCCGAGGTTGAGCAGCAAATCGCCGCAGAAAACAAAGTGGTCGCAATCTATGACATAACGGGCGAGTTTGACACCGTTCTAATAGCCAAGTTCAAAGACCGCGTTGAACTGAATAATTTCGTTAAGCATTTAGCCGCTTCACCCCACATCAAACGGACGATAACCGCCGTATCCTTAGAAACCGTGAAGGAAGATTTTAGAGTCAAGCTTCCGTAA
- a CDS encoding ribbon-helix-helix protein, CopG family produces MSKNPTRITVAFDQTTAALLEKISKQTDMSQSEIMRRAIKFYNDNHELTDQNTRKKAYAYMDLLLDGEHVILDVDHWLLFLQLVENSPDADKFWDEHREVARAHKDQLRSKVHSAEELLTRLSMCNFYRLTKNSEKDFTLIFGSELPKKFVRIFLEEYFAAMMIKAEIRENFTKLNISIKTEPK; encoded by the coding sequence ATGTCAAAAAACCCTACACGAATAACCGTTGCGTTTGATCAAACCACAGCTGCCTTGCTAGAGAAAATCAGCAAACAAACAGATATGTCACAAAGCGAAATCATGCGCCGAGCCATCAAATTCTACAATGACAACCATGAGTTAACAGACCAGAATACCCGCAAAAAAGCATACGCATACATGGATTTGCTGCTGGATGGAGAACACGTCATTTTAGATGTTGACCATTGGCTGCTTTTCCTGCAATTAGTCGAAAACAGCCCTGACGCCGACAAGTTTTGGGACGAACACCGAGAAGTAGCCCGCGCACACAAAGACCAACTGAGAAGCAAAGTCCATTCAGCCGAGGAGCTTTTGACGCGGCTTTCGATGTGTAACTTTTACCGACTAACCAAAAACTCTGAAAAAGACTTCACGTTAATCTTCGGCTCGGAATTGCCCAAAAAGTTTGTTCGCATATTTTTAGAAGAATACTTTGCCGCCATGATGATTAAAGCAGAAATCAGAGAAAACTTTACGAAGCTTAACATTTCAATAAAGACAGAGCCGAAATAA
- a CDS encoding Lrp/AsnC family transcriptional regulator — MPRAFVLINVESGFEDKVLRELKDIPGVEEAYFSYGVYDILTKIKSETMAQLKETVTRNVRALPKVRSTLTLIMVEE; from the coding sequence ATGCCCAGAGCTTTTGTCCTCATAAACGTTGAGTCAGGTTTTGAAGATAAGGTCTTGCGTGAACTCAAAGACATCCCCGGCGTAGAAGAAGCCTACTTCTCATACGGAGTTTACGACATTTTAACCAAGATTAAATCTGAAACAATGGCGCAACTCAAAGAAACTGTCACTCGAAACGTTCGCGCCTTACCAAAAGTGCGCTCCACCCTAACACTCATCATGGTTGAAGAGTAA
- a CDS encoding type II toxin-antitoxin system VapC family toxin produces MILADSDVLIEILDKKSKRGDEAIKRILESGTEVCTTVINIHEVLFGLYKYGKSVKEILQLPIFEYTKKDALLSSRLELEAEKNGTPLHRTDAMIGAIAINNGASLYTFDLKHFASLKNQGLKIFPE; encoded by the coding sequence ATGATTCTTGCTGATTCAGATGTTCTGATTGAAATATTAGATAAAAAGTCCAAGAGGGGCGATGAAGCAATTAAGCGAATTCTGGAAAGTGGCACAGAAGTATGCACTACAGTAATAAACATACACGAAGTTTTGTTTGGTTTATACAAATATGGCAAATCTGTCAAAGAAATCCTGCAGTTACCAATTTTTGAATATACAAAAAAAGACGCATTGTTATCAAGCAGACTTGAACTTGAAGCTGAGAAAAATGGCACCCCACTTCACAGAACGGACGCTATGATAGGTGCTATCGCAATAAACAATGGCGCCAGCCTCTACACCTTCGACTTAAAACACTTTGCGTCTCTTAAAAATCAAGGTTTGAAAATTTTTCCTGAATGA
- a CDS encoding antitoxin VapB family protein, translating into MFKHISVGDSLVKTITIRDEVYHKLTSLKRENESFSDLFERLAECQDSRRVLLKLRGSVEFSDKEKMLSELYEARVERRR; encoded by the coding sequence ATGTTTAAACACATATCTGTTGGTGATTCTTTGGTTAAAACAATCACCATACGGGATGAAGTTTACCATAAGTTGACGTCACTCAAACGTGAGAATGAAAGTTTTAGCGACCTTTTTGAAAGACTCGCAGAATGTCAGGATTCAAGGCGGGTACTGCTGAAGCTAAGAGGCAGTGTTGAATTTTCGGACAAAGAAAAAATGCTTTCGGAGTTATATGAAGCCCGAGTTGAACGTAGACGATGA